The Vulpes vulpes isolate BD-2025 chromosome 10, VulVul3, whole genome shotgun sequence genome has a window encoding:
- the GJA4 gene encoding gap junction alpha-4 protein gives MGDWGFLEKLLDQVQEHSTVVGKIWLTVLFIFRILILGLAGESVWGDEQSDFECNTAQPGCTNVCYDQAFPISHIRYWVLQFLFVSTPTLVYLGHVIYLSRREERLRQKEGELRALPAKDPRVERALAAVERQMAKISVAEDGRLRIRGALMGTYVASVLCKSVLEAGFLYGQWRLYGWTMEPVFVCQRAPCPYLVDCFVSRPTEKTIFIIFMLVVGLISLVLNLLELAHLLCRCLSRGMKAQRGQDAPPPRGASSEPYADQVFFYLPMGEGPSSPPCPTYNGLSSSEQNWANLTTEERLASSRAPLFLDPPPESGQKSPSRPSSSASKKQYV, from the coding sequence ATGGGCGACTGGGGCTTCCTCGAGAAGCTGCTGGATCAGGTCCAGGAGCACTCGACTGTCGTGGGCAAGATCTGGCTGACGGTGCTTTTCATCTTCCGCATCCTCATCCTGGGCCTGGCTGGCGAGTCGGTGTGGGGCGACGAGCAGTCCGATTTCGAGTGCAACACGGCCCAGCCGGGCTGCACTAACGTCTGCTATGACCAGGCCTTCCCCATCTCCCACATCCGCTACTGGGTGCTGCAGTTCCTCTTCGTCAGCACGCCCACCCTGGTCTACCTGGGCCACGTCATCTACCTGTCTCGGCGCGAGGAGCGGCTgcggcagaaggagggggagctGCGGGCCCTGCCAGCCAAGGACCCGCGCGTGGAGCGGGCACTGGCAGCCGTCGAGCGTCAGATGGCCAAGATCTCGGTGGCGGAGGACGGCCGCCTGCGGATCCGTGGGGCGCTGATGGGCACCTACGTGGCCAGCGTGCTCTGTAAGAGTGTGCTGGAGGCCGGCTTCCTCTACGGCCAGTGGCGTCTCTACGGCTGGACCATGGAGCCCGTGTTTGTATGCCAGCGCGCGCCCTGCCCCTACCTCGTGGACTGCTTCGTCTCGCGCCCCACAGAGAAGACTATCTTCATCATCTTCATGCTGGTGGTTGGACTCATCTCCCTGGTGCTCAACCTGCTGGAGCTGGCTCACCTGCTGTGCCGCTGCCTCAGCCGGGGGATGAAGGCCCAGCGGGGCCaggatgcccccccaccccggggcgcCTCCTCGGAGCCCTACGCCGACCAGGTCTTCTTCTACCTGCCCATGGGAGAGGGACCCTCGTCCCCGCCGTGCCCCACCTACAATGGGCTCTCCTCCAGCGAGCAGAACTGGGCCAACCTGACTACGGAGGAGAGGCTGGCTTCCTCCAGGGCCCCCCTCTTCCTGGACCCACCCCCCGAGAGTGGCCAGAAATCCCCCAGTCGCCCCAGCAGCTCTGCTTCCAAGAAGCAGTATGTGTAG